A region of the Fodinicurvata sediminis DSM 21159 genome:
GTGCGCCTGCACATGCGCGTTGGCACCGCCGCCCTGGATGGCTTGCTCGTACAGATCCAGCAGCATGTCCTGCTCTTCGCGGTCGGACTGGTCCATACGCCGACGCTGGATCAGCTTCTTCATGATCTTGGTGTCCCAGCCCTCGGATTTGGCCTCGGCGTAAACTTCCTTTTTGTCGGCATCCAGCGCGGCGCGCTCTTCCTCCAGCCGCTCCACGCGCTCGATAAAGCTGCGCAGGCGGTCGCCGGCAATGCCGCCAGCGTTGATGTTGTGTCCAGGTCCGCTCATCAGATCAGCCCCTTCTCGTGGGCGAGCCATTCAGGACAGGTGATATCCACCAGGCCATCCTTGCCGTCCTCGACCTCGATCTGGCTCAAGGGCAACCAGACGGCGTTCTCCCGGTCTCCGTCGCTGGATACGAGGACCGCCTTTTCGGTTTGGTGGTGAAGCTGTGCGGTCAGATCGACCAGATCGCTGCGCCCCGTTGTCATCGAACACCCTCCAGAAACCCATCCGGGACGGTGATGCCGCGCGCCTTGGCTTCCTCTGCGATCACCATGCGGTAGCGCCAGGGCACACCGCGCGCCTTCCACATGCTGCAGCACTGCGGTGTCAGCCGGCTGCCCACACGTTGCGCGATCATTTCCGCAACCGCCTTGGGGCCGCCCAGGGCGTCCAGCAAAGCGGCATGGCCTCGCTTCCTGTCGCTGGAACTGAAAGTCTGCATATCCACGGATTCGCACCTCTTAACGGAACTATTTGTTACATCAGGGATAACCCATAAGGGGCAGACCAGGCAATCACAATTCGTTTCGACTCCGCGAGCAATGGCGTGTATAAGGGAGCGTCATCTATTGAAGATCGTAATGTCAAAATCGCCACGGAGAGACCGCCTGATGCGGGACTTCGGGCGTCGATTGAGGGCGGCGCGAATTGCCGCGGGCTACGAGGATGCCGCCGACCTGGCGCGCGATCTCGGCATAGAAGAGGCGACCTACCGCAAATATGAACGCGGCGGCGCCCTCCCTCGGGTCGATGTCCTGGAGTGTATTGTGCAAACCACCGGAAAGAGCCTCGACTGGCTCTTGCTGGGGGCTGCCCAAAGCAGGCGCGATTAAAAATAACCCCTTTTAAAAGAGCGGCCAGGCGGTCGCTCACACTCTTCGCCCTGAGACGTTATTTTTCGTTGCGTAACATTTTGTTTTGTGCCTATCCTTGCCGATCACGGAATCGGAGAGGGTATCTGTCATGGCACAGCAACGCATTGTCACCGGCACCCACACTTTCACCTACGAGCACATTGAAAGCGGTGGTTGTGCCGCTGAATACGAGG
Encoded here:
- a CDS encoding DUF2312 domain-containing protein gives rise to the protein MSGPGHNINAGGIAGDRLRSFIERVERLEEERAALDADKKEVYAEAKSEGWDTKIMKKLIQRRRMDQSDREEQDMLLDLYEQAIQGGGANAHVQAHAPAPEDAPPADDSEVGFLGGG
- a CDS encoding helix-turn-helix domain-containing protein, giving the protein MSKSPRRDRLMRDFGRRLRAARIAAGYEDAADLARDLGIEEATYRKYERGGALPRVDVLECIVQTTGKSLDWLLLGAAQSRRD